One genomic region from Pyxicephalus adspersus chromosome 1, UCB_Pads_2.0, whole genome shotgun sequence encodes:
- the LOC140344566 gene encoding uncharacterized protein isoform X1, with the protein MSCRELTQALPENKYGEQMQKEQLAPVPSEESPTKSHNHGKSCIEKDQTCLPSLHSEAEQSHNTTSMTCEDPETKVANHHHDHSCMGVAQNCPPLSHGEENQSTPKTLLSCEESNTNAKNENANCHYSRSFMEAAQNSLPSSHCEGLAYIEHFIKLMGEQQKQQQDQLFHMVQQLLDKQKESFEQLLHLEYDRQGRQHEVLLEILLHLKENQNQQVQLFTDFLQQNKNMIEQQNDLIYGQCQKEFEAKLMADVAKQTEEQVKVLLQAYNKCETHRTSNNDEFPLKRNKLSFQSDPSNPCSGPTMFQGYSQGQGNFDWNPSRNIKVHADTAMQTRGLFNCEPIGKQFCEQFYPLWNSQNPSYKQTGNIVWGPHLFWENATADFLSEHSNAEIVQHFEGFQCVSDFLLSLTNQERLDFRPCIDNEKFKCANSKHGLVVVAVTGTIFREETCVGIFQQTFGLIQCPEANSLKIKFANLKIKYYINHMENAIAAPNVEFTTEQLENMS; encoded by the exons aaagAACAATTGGCACCTGTACCTAGTGAGGAATCTCCTACTAAGAGCCACAATCATGGGAAGAGTTGCATAGAAAAAGATCAAACCTGCTTGCCATCTCTCCATAGCgag gCAGAACAATCGCACAATACAACATCTATGACTTGTGAAGACCCTGAGACTAAAGTTGCAAACCATCATCATGATCACAGTTGCATGGGAGTAGCTCAAAATTGTCCACCATTGTCCCATGGTGAG gaaaaccAATCAACTCCTAAAACATTGCTGTCTTGTGAAGAATCTAATActaatgcaaaaaatgaaaatgctaacTGTCATTATAGCAGAAGTTTCATGGAAGCAGCTCAAAACAGTCTGCCATCTTCCCATTGTGaa GGTTTAGCATATATTGAGCATTTCATTAAACTGATGGgtgaacaacaaaaacaacagcaGGACCAACTATTTCACATGGTACAGCAACTCTTGGATAAGCAGAAGGAGTCCTTTGAACAGCTGTTGCATCTTGAGTATGACCGACAAGGCCGACAACATGAAGTTCTGTTAGAAATACTGCTTCACCTCAAGGAAAACCAGAACCAACAAGTGCagttatttacagattttttacagcaaaataagAACATGATAGAGCAGCAAAATGACTTAATTTATGGACAATGTCAAAAAGAGTTCGAGGCCAAGCTCATGGCGGACGTAGCTAAACAGACTGAGGAGCAAGTCAAGGTGCTGCTGCAGgcatataataaat gTGAAACACATCGTACCTCAAACAATGATGAATTTCCTTTAAAAAGG AACAAATTGTCATTTCAATCTGACCCTTCGAATCCATGCAGTGGCCCCACCATGTTTCAAGGCTACTCTCAGGGTCAAGGGAATTTTGACTGGAACCCATCTAGAAACATTAAG gtaCATGCAGATACAGCCATGCAAACAAGAGGACTATTCAACTGTGAACCAATTGGAAAACAGTTCTGTGAACAGTTTTATCCTCTTTGGAACTCCCAGAATCCATCATACAAACAAACTGGAAACATAGTGTGGGGACCTCACCTTTTCTGGGAAAATGCCACAGCAGATTTCTTGTCTGAACATAGCAATGCAGAGATTGTACAACATTTTGAGGGCTTTCAATGTGTAAGTGATTTCCTGCTGTCACTCACAAACCAGGAGAGACTAGATTTTAGGCCGTGTATTGATAATGAAAAGTTTAAATGTGCAAATTCTAAGCATGGGCTTGTGGTGGTGGCTGTTACTGGTACCATTTTTAGGGAAGAAACATGTGTAGGAATATTTCAACAGACATTTGGACTAATTCAGTGCCCAGAAGCAAATAGTTTAAAGATCAAATTTGCTAACCTTAAGATAAAATACTATATTAATCATATGGAGAATGCTATTGCTGCTCCCAATGTGGAATTTACCACAGAGCAGTTGGAAAATATGTCATAA
- the LOC140344566 gene encoding uncharacterized protein isoform X2, whose amino-acid sequence MSCRELTQALPENKYGEQMQKEQLAPVPSEESPTKSHNHGKSCIEKDQTCLPSLHSEAEQSHNTTSMTCEDPETKVANHHHDHSCMGVAQNCPPLSHGEENQSTPKTLLSCEESNTNAKNENANCHYSRSFMEAAQNSLPSSHCEGLAYIEHFIKLMGEQQKQQQDQLFHMVQQLLDKQKESFEQLLHLEYDRQGRQHEVLLEILLHLKENQNQQVQLFTDFLQQNKNMIEQQNDLIYGQCQKEFEAKLMADVAKQTEEQVKVLLQAYNKCETHRTSNNDEFPLKRVHADTAMQTRGLFNCEPIGKQFCEQFYPLWNSQNPSYKQTGNIVWGPHLFWENATADFLSEHSNAEIVQHFEGFQCVSDFLLSLTNQERLDFRPCIDNEKFKCANSKHGLVVVAVTGTIFREETCVGIFQQTFGLIQCPEANSLKIKFANLKIKYYINHMENAIAAPNVEFTTEQLENMS is encoded by the exons aaagAACAATTGGCACCTGTACCTAGTGAGGAATCTCCTACTAAGAGCCACAATCATGGGAAGAGTTGCATAGAAAAAGATCAAACCTGCTTGCCATCTCTCCATAGCgag gCAGAACAATCGCACAATACAACATCTATGACTTGTGAAGACCCTGAGACTAAAGTTGCAAACCATCATCATGATCACAGTTGCATGGGAGTAGCTCAAAATTGTCCACCATTGTCCCATGGTGAG gaaaaccAATCAACTCCTAAAACATTGCTGTCTTGTGAAGAATCTAATActaatgcaaaaaatgaaaatgctaacTGTCATTATAGCAGAAGTTTCATGGAAGCAGCTCAAAACAGTCTGCCATCTTCCCATTGTGaa GGTTTAGCATATATTGAGCATTTCATTAAACTGATGGgtgaacaacaaaaacaacagcaGGACCAACTATTTCACATGGTACAGCAACTCTTGGATAAGCAGAAGGAGTCCTTTGAACAGCTGTTGCATCTTGAGTATGACCGACAAGGCCGACAACATGAAGTTCTGTTAGAAATACTGCTTCACCTCAAGGAAAACCAGAACCAACAAGTGCagttatttacagattttttacagcaaaataagAACATGATAGAGCAGCAAAATGACTTAATTTATGGACAATGTCAAAAAGAGTTCGAGGCCAAGCTCATGGCGGACGTAGCTAAACAGACTGAGGAGCAAGTCAAGGTGCTGCTGCAGgcatataataaat gTGAAACACATCGTACCTCAAACAATGATGAATTTCCTTTAAAAAGG gtaCATGCAGATACAGCCATGCAAACAAGAGGACTATTCAACTGTGAACCAATTGGAAAACAGTTCTGTGAACAGTTTTATCCTCTTTGGAACTCCCAGAATCCATCATACAAACAAACTGGAAACATAGTGTGGGGACCTCACCTTTTCTGGGAAAATGCCACAGCAGATTTCTTGTCTGAACATAGCAATGCAGAGATTGTACAACATTTTGAGGGCTTTCAATGTGTAAGTGATTTCCTGCTGTCACTCACAAACCAGGAGAGACTAGATTTTAGGCCGTGTATTGATAATGAAAAGTTTAAATGTGCAAATTCTAAGCATGGGCTTGTGGTGGTGGCTGTTACTGGTACCATTTTTAGGGAAGAAACATGTGTAGGAATATTTCAACAGACATTTGGACTAATTCAGTGCCCAGAAGCAAATAGTTTAAAGATCAAATTTGCTAACCTTAAGATAAAATACTATATTAATCATATGGAGAATGCTATTGCTGCTCCCAATGTGGAATTTACCACAGAGCAGTTGGAAAATATGTCATAA